A part of Caretta caretta isolate rCarCar2 chromosome 1, rCarCar1.hap1, whole genome shotgun sequence genomic DNA contains:
- the EIF3D gene encoding eukaryotic translation initiation factor 3 subunit D isoform X1, with product MAKFMTPVIQDNPSGWGPCAVPEQFKDMPYQPFSKGDRLGKVADWTGATYQDKRYTNKYSSQFGGGSQYAYFHEEDETSFQLVDTARTQKTAYQRNRMRFAQRNLRRDKDRRNMLQFNMQTLPKSAKQKERDRLRLQKKFQKQFGVRQKWDQKSQQKPRDSSVEVRSDWEVKEEMDFPRLMKMRYLEVSEPQDIECCGALEYYDKAFDRITTRNEKSLRSIKRIFHTVTTTDDPVIRKLAKTQGNVFATDAILATLMSCTRSVYSWDIIVQRVGSKLFFDKRDNSDFDLLTVSETANEPPQDEGNSFNSPRNLAMEATYINHNFSQQCLRMGKEKYKFPNPNPFVEDDMDKNEVASVAYRYRRWKLGDDIDLIVRCEHDGVMTGAGGEVSFINIKTLNEWDSRHCNGVDWRQKLDSQRGAVIATELKNNSYKLARWTCCALLAGSEYLKLGYVSRYHVKDSARHVILGTQQFKPNEFASQINLSMENAWGILRCVIDVCMKLDEGKYLILKDPNKQVIRVYSLPDGTFSSDEEDDDEEEEEEEEEEES from the exons ATGGCTAAATTCATGACGCCTGTGATCCAGGACAACCCCTCAGGTTGGGGTCCATGTGCTGTTCCTGAGCAGTTCAAAGATATGCCATATCAGCCCTTCAGCAAAGGAGATCGTCTGGGAAAG GTTGCAGACTGGACAGGAGCCACTTATCAGGACAAAAGATACACAA ATAAGTACTCATCGCAGTTTGGTGGGGGAAGCCAGTATGCGTATTTTCATGAGGAGGATGAGACCAGCTTCCAGCTTGTGGACACAGCACGTACACAGAAGACGGCATACCAAAGGAATCGTATGAGATTTGCACAG AGGAACCTTCGGCGAGACAAGGACCGCCGGAACATGCTTCAGTTCAACATGCAGACCCTGCCTAAGAGCGCCAAACAGAAGGAGAG AGACCGTCTACGTCTACAAAAGAAATTTCAGAAGCAGTTCGGAGTGAGGCAGAAATGGGACCAAAAATCACAG CAGAAGCCTCGCGACTCCTCTGTTGAAGTTCGCAGTGACTGGGAGGTGAAGGAGGAGATGGATTTCCCTCGGCTGATGAAGATGCGCTATCTGGAGGTGTCAGAGCCACAGGACAT AGAGTGCTGTGGCGCCTTGGAATATTATGACAAAGCCTTTGACCGCATTACCACAAGGAATGAAAAGTCCTTGCGGAGCATCAAGCGCATCTTTCACACTGTCACCACTACTGATGACCCAGTCATTCGCAAG ctggcGAAGACCCAGGGAAATGTGTTTGCCACAGACGCCATCTTGGCCACACTGATGAGCTGTACTCGCTCTGTCTATTCCTGGGATATCATTGTCCAGAGAGTTGGATCCAAGCTCTTCTTTGACAAGAGGGACAATTCTGACTTTG ACCTGCTGACAGTGAGCGAAACTGCTAATGAACCACCACAGGACGAGGGCAACTCCTTTAATTCACCTCGCAACCTGGCCATGGAAGCAACCTACATCAACCACAACTTCTCCCAGCAATGTCTGAGAATG GGGAAGGAAAAATACAAGTTTCCCAACCCAAACCCATTTGTGGAGGATGACATGGATAAGAACGAAGTGGCCTCTGTTGCGTACCG GTACCGAAGGTGGAAACTGGGAGATGACATAGACCTGATTGTCCGCTGTGAACACGACGGAGTGATGACAGGAGCTGGCGGAGAAGTATCATTCATCAACATCAAAACACTGAACGAATGGGATTCCAGG CATTGCAATGGAGTGGACTGGCGTCAGAAGCTAGATTCTCAGAGAGGAGCTGTGATTGCCACCGAGCTgaaaaacaacagttacaaatTAGCCCGTTGGACGTGTTGTGCACTGCTGGCTGGATCGGAGTATCTTAAACTTGG GTACGTGTCCCGTTACCACGTAAAGGACTCTGCACGCCACGTGATCTTGGGCACACAGCAGTTCAAGCCAAATGAGTTTGCCAGCCAGATTAACCTGAGTATGGAGAACGCATGGGGCATCCTGCGCTGTGTCATTGATGTCTGCATGAAACTAGATGAGGGCAAATACCTCATTCTCAAAGACCCCAACAAGCAAGTGATCCGGGTTTACAGTCTCCCTGATGGCACCTTCAGCTCTGATGAGGAGGAtgatgatgaagaggaggaggaggaagaggaag aGGAAGAGAGCTAA
- the EIF3D gene encoding eukaryotic translation initiation factor 3 subunit D isoform X2 — MAKFMTPVIQDNPSGWGPCAVPEQFKDMPYQPFSKGDRLGKVADWTGATYQDKRYTNKYSSQFGGGSQYAYFHEEDETSFQLVDTARTQKTAYQRNRMRFAQRNLRRDKDRRNMLQFNMQTLPKSAKQKERDRLRLQKKFQKQFGVRQKWDQKSQKPRDSSVEVRSDWEVKEEMDFPRLMKMRYLEVSEPQDIECCGALEYYDKAFDRITTRNEKSLRSIKRIFHTVTTTDDPVIRKLAKTQGNVFATDAILATLMSCTRSVYSWDIIVQRVGSKLFFDKRDNSDFDLLTVSETANEPPQDEGNSFNSPRNLAMEATYINHNFSQQCLRMGKEKYKFPNPNPFVEDDMDKNEVASVAYRYRRWKLGDDIDLIVRCEHDGVMTGAGGEVSFINIKTLNEWDSRHCNGVDWRQKLDSQRGAVIATELKNNSYKLARWTCCALLAGSEYLKLGYVSRYHVKDSARHVILGTQQFKPNEFASQINLSMENAWGILRCVIDVCMKLDEGKYLILKDPNKQVIRVYSLPDGTFSSDEEDDDEEEEEEEEEEES, encoded by the exons ATGGCTAAATTCATGACGCCTGTGATCCAGGACAACCCCTCAGGTTGGGGTCCATGTGCTGTTCCTGAGCAGTTCAAAGATATGCCATATCAGCCCTTCAGCAAAGGAGATCGTCTGGGAAAG GTTGCAGACTGGACAGGAGCCACTTATCAGGACAAAAGATACACAA ATAAGTACTCATCGCAGTTTGGTGGGGGAAGCCAGTATGCGTATTTTCATGAGGAGGATGAGACCAGCTTCCAGCTTGTGGACACAGCACGTACACAGAAGACGGCATACCAAAGGAATCGTATGAGATTTGCACAG AGGAACCTTCGGCGAGACAAGGACCGCCGGAACATGCTTCAGTTCAACATGCAGACCCTGCCTAAGAGCGCCAAACAGAAGGAGAG AGACCGTCTACGTCTACAAAAGAAATTTCAGAAGCAGTTCGGAGTGAGGCAGAAATGGGACCAAAAATCACAG AAGCCTCGCGACTCCTCTGTTGAAGTTCGCAGTGACTGGGAGGTGAAGGAGGAGATGGATTTCCCTCGGCTGATGAAGATGCGCTATCTGGAGGTGTCAGAGCCACAGGACAT AGAGTGCTGTGGCGCCTTGGAATATTATGACAAAGCCTTTGACCGCATTACCACAAGGAATGAAAAGTCCTTGCGGAGCATCAAGCGCATCTTTCACACTGTCACCACTACTGATGACCCAGTCATTCGCAAG ctggcGAAGACCCAGGGAAATGTGTTTGCCACAGACGCCATCTTGGCCACACTGATGAGCTGTACTCGCTCTGTCTATTCCTGGGATATCATTGTCCAGAGAGTTGGATCCAAGCTCTTCTTTGACAAGAGGGACAATTCTGACTTTG ACCTGCTGACAGTGAGCGAAACTGCTAATGAACCACCACAGGACGAGGGCAACTCCTTTAATTCACCTCGCAACCTGGCCATGGAAGCAACCTACATCAACCACAACTTCTCCCAGCAATGTCTGAGAATG GGGAAGGAAAAATACAAGTTTCCCAACCCAAACCCATTTGTGGAGGATGACATGGATAAGAACGAAGTGGCCTCTGTTGCGTACCG GTACCGAAGGTGGAAACTGGGAGATGACATAGACCTGATTGTCCGCTGTGAACACGACGGAGTGATGACAGGAGCTGGCGGAGAAGTATCATTCATCAACATCAAAACACTGAACGAATGGGATTCCAGG CATTGCAATGGAGTGGACTGGCGTCAGAAGCTAGATTCTCAGAGAGGAGCTGTGATTGCCACCGAGCTgaaaaacaacagttacaaatTAGCCCGTTGGACGTGTTGTGCACTGCTGGCTGGATCGGAGTATCTTAAACTTGG GTACGTGTCCCGTTACCACGTAAAGGACTCTGCACGCCACGTGATCTTGGGCACACAGCAGTTCAAGCCAAATGAGTTTGCCAGCCAGATTAACCTGAGTATGGAGAACGCATGGGGCATCCTGCGCTGTGTCATTGATGTCTGCATGAAACTAGATGAGGGCAAATACCTCATTCTCAAAGACCCCAACAAGCAAGTGATCCGGGTTTACAGTCTCCCTGATGGCACCTTCAGCTCTGATGAGGAGGAtgatgatgaagaggaggaggaggaagaggaag aGGAAGAGAGCTAA